From a single Loxodonta africana isolate mLoxAfr1 chromosome 9, mLoxAfr1.hap2, whole genome shotgun sequence genomic region:
- the LRRC19 gene encoding leucine-rich repeat-containing protein 19 → MKYSLSYQASDMKITCITIFLWLLSIILSSDEVQASNREVKCKLTKKNYSLIPADINKDVNILDLSYNQVTLNVTDIRVLQKYFLLTELYLIENNVSILYSNSFGNLSNLEILNICRNSIYVIQQGAFVGLNKLKQLHLCQNKIVQLDPVMFVPLKHLILLNLHSNSIRSFDVPQLFHLELIILYGNPWNCSCRLFNLQNWLNTSNVTLENGNITMCSNPDILKNYGIKTVPFKAECHSKFSLSTTEDLYVYFNSSNKSTFNHSLNNLTRNPEHERFGKSWAFLVGVAVSVLMTSLLIFIAIKCPLWYSFVLSYNHHRLEEHEAETYEDGCTGNPSSLSPAPNTNSEETTVIFGQLPSFAVDDDGFIEDKYIDTHELHEEN, encoded by the exons ATGAAATACTCTCTTTCCTATCAGGCAAGCGATATGAAAATCACATGCATCACGATATTCCTTTGGCTTCTCTCCATCATATTATCATCAGATGAAGTCCAGGCTTCTAACAGA gaaGTCAAGTGCAAACTCACTAAAAAGAACTATTCTTTGATTCCAGCGGATATCAATAAAGATGTTAACATACTTGATCTCAGTTATAACCAAGTTACTTTAAATGTTACAGACATAAGGGTTCTACAGAAGTATTTTTTACTCACTGAGCTCTATCTGATCGAAAACAATGTCTCTATCTTATATAGTAACAGTTTTGGTAACCTCTCCAATCTAGAAATTTTAAATATCTGTAGAAACTCCATCTACGTAATTCAACAGGGTGCTTTTGTGGGCTTAAATAAACTGAAACAGTTACATCTCTGCCAAAACAAAATAGTTCAGCTGGATCCTGTTATGTTTGTGCCTCTGAAACACCTGATACTTCTGAATCTGCACAGCAATTCGATACGCTCTTTTGATGTTCCACAACTATTTCACCTGgaattaataattttatatggaaatccATGGAACTGCTCTTGCAGACTATTCAATTTGCAGAACTGGTTGAACACATCAAATGTGACACTAG AAAATGGGAACATCACGATGTGTAGCAATCCAGATATTCTGAAGAACTACGGTATTAAAACAGTACCTTTTAAGGCTGAATGTCACTCAAAATTTTCCTTATCTACAACTGAAGATCTTTACGTCTATTTTAACTCTAGTAATAAGTCAACATTTAATCATTCTTTGAACAACTTAACAAGAAATCCAG AACATGAACGTTTTGGAAAAAGTTGGGCTTTTCTCGTGGGTGTTGCTGTCAGTGTCCTGATGACTTCACTCCTCATTTTTATTGCTATCAAATGCCCACTATGGTACAGCTTTGTGCTCAGTTATAATCATCATCGCCTGGAAGAGCATGAAGCAGAAACCTACGAAGACGGTTGTACTGGAAACCCAAGTTCTCTTTCACCGGCACCAAATACAAACTCTGAAGAAACTACAGTAATATTTGGACAACTACCTTCATTCGCGGTAGATGACGATGGGTTTATTGAAGACAAATACATAGATACGCATGAATTACATgaagaaaattaa